The DNA window ATCCGGGTTCAGGCGGCCCAGCAGGTCCTCGTCGCGCAGGGCGCCCAGCGTCACGCGCGCCACGTGCGCGATCAGCCGCTCGGTGAAGCCCTGCCCGCGCTGCGCCTGCAGGGCCGGCAGTTGATCCAGTTCGATCACTGCCACGCCCAGCCCCTCCGGACGGCGGCGGAACTCCCGTGCCAGCGCGTCCTGCACGCTGAACCGGTCCGGCAGGCCCGTCAGGGCGTCCCGTCCATCCGGCAGGCCGTCGCCCAGCAGGTCACGCCGCATGAGGCCCAGCGTCCGCACGACTGCGCTGTGCTGCCCGCCGAGCAGCACCAGGGATGCCAGCAGCATCTGCGTCAGCGCGCCCGTCACCGGAGACGCCAGCGCTCCGGCCGGACCGGCCACGAACACGCTCAGCAGCGCGGCCGACGCGCCCAGCCCCACCACGTTCAGTGGCAGGCTGCCCTGCCGGCCCAGCATCCACAGGTGCGCGGCCAGCAGCACCGGCACCCACGGCCCCACGCCCGCCAGGGTCGCCAGTTGCAGCGGTTCCGGCACCCGGAACAGCACGAACCACAGGTGGCTGAGCAGGTACACCCAGCAGCCCAGCAGCGTGGTCAGGTGCAGCGTCCGGACGGGAACCCGCCGGCTGTGCAGCGCCGCCACGACCAGCGCGACCACCCCGGCCAGCCCCGGCAGGGCCACCCGCTCGAACTCGTTCATGGGCAACGACGCCATACGCAGTAGCAGGGCCGCCAGCAGCACCAGCAGCAGCCGGCGGTTCACCGATCGGCGCTCCCCGGATTCCCGCAGGCCCCGCCCGTCGGGAGCCGGGTGGGCGGTCAAAGCAGTGGCGGGAGGGAAACGCATTCTGATCAGCAGTGCAGCACAGCCACTCTCACGCTGACCTGACAGTCATCTCGGCGCGGCGGGTGGAGGGTGGGGGGGGCTCCCGCGTTCCGCCCCTCCCGCCGGCTGCCCGGAACCCGTTCATACGGACGGCCGTCTGTTTCGTTTCAACCCGAGCGGAACGAGCAGGAGAGAAACGCCCCTCCGGGCGTGGAGTTGGCAGACCGGTGGTGTTCCGATCTGTGAACGAAACGAACAGGCCCGGAGTTCACGGGCCTGCCGGGGGCGCCACCCGCACGCCGGCCGCTCCCAGGGCCGCGCGCAATTCACGCGCCAGCGCCGCCGCCTCGGGCCCGTCCCCGTGCAGGCACAGCGTCCCGGCCGGCACCCGGACCTCCTCGCCGGTCACGGCGAAGGTGCGGCCCTCCCGGGCGATCCTCACGCCCTGCGCGGTTGCCTGCGCCGCCCCCAGCAGCGCTCCCGCCTGCCCGCGCGGCCACAGGGTGCCGTCCGGGGCGTACCCGCGGTCCGCGAAGCCCTCACCCACCGCCCGCAGGCCCAGCGCGGCCGCCTCGCGCAGCATCACGCTGCCCGCTCCTGCCAGCCCGAAGTACAGCCCAATGCCGCTGTCGGCCGCGGCCCGCGCGACCGCCCGGGCCAGCGCCGCGTCCCGCGCGGCCATGTTGTACAGCATCCCGTGCGGTTTGACGTGGTTCAGCCGGACCCCCTCACGCGCCGCCACCGCCTTGAGGGCCTCGATCTGCTCGCGCACGAAGGCGGTCACCTCGTCCGGCGGGAAGTGCTGCTCGCGCCGCCCGAAGCCCTCGCGGTCCGGGAAGCCCGGATGTGCGCCGGCCACCACCCCGAAGCGCGCCGCGAGCCGCAGCGAATCCCGCATGGTCCCGGCGTCCCCGGCGTGACCGCCGCAGGCGATGTTCGCGCTCGACACGGACGCCATCACCGCCGCCTCGTGCGCGCTGCCTTCCCCCAGATCCGCGTTCAGGTCAATCTGCATCCCCCCGAGCATAGGGGAGAGGACCGCCCCCGGCCCACCCGGACCACGCCCGCAGCGCCGATTCCGCCTGCCGCAGCGCCCGCTCCTGCGCCCACAGCGCCGCGCGGGCCTCGGCCAGCGGGACCGGCCGGAAGGTCACGCGGTCTCCGGGGCGCAGCTGTCCCAGGCGGGGCAGGTCCGCGCGGATCACCACCAGCGGCGTGGGGTAGCCCCCGTGGGTGCCCGCGTCCGGCAGCAGCAGGATGGGCCGCCCGTCCGGTGGGAGCTGCACCATGCCCGGCACGTTCGGCACGCTCGCCCGCGCCGGATCGTGCGGGGCCGCCACCGCCTCCTGCAGCCGCGCGCCCATGCGGTCCACCTGCGCGCCCACCGTGAACGGCCGCTCCAGCAGCGCCGCCCCCAGCCCGGCGGTCAGGTCGGACGTGCCGGTCACCCGCAGCGTCTGCTCCGGCCCCAGCGGCGTGTGCAGCGCCGGCGCGATGAACGCCTGCCGGGGCGTCACGGGGGGCGCCGCGCCATACCGCAGCCGGTCCCCGGTCCGCAGCGCCCGGCCCTCCAGTCCCCCGAAGGCGCCGCGCAGGTCGGTCGAGCGGCTCCCGAACACCTCCGGCAGGTCCAGGCCGCCCCGCACCGCCAGGAAGGCCCGCGCGCCCACCGGCGTGCCCCCCACCCGCAGGGTCTGGCCCGCTCCCACCGCCACCGCCCGCCACAGCGGGAAGGGCGCGCCGTCGAGTTCCGCAACGAACGGCGCGCCGCACAGACTGACCAGCGCCGGCGCGTGAAACAGCAGCGTGGGGCCGCCCAGCGTGACCTCCAGGCCCGCCGCGCCCGCCCGGTTCCCGACCAGGGCGTTGGCCAGCCGGCGCGTCACCGGATCGGCCGCGCCGCCCGCCGGAACCCCCAGCGCCCGCACCTGCCGCCCGGCGTCCTGCACGGTGGTCTGCAGGCCGGGCCGGCTCACCTCGATCAGCGGCGCCCCGCTCACGGGCGGCCCTGCCCGGGGCGGCCGGCAACCGCCTCGAGACGCACCCGGTCCCCGGCCCGCCACGGCACCGGCTCGGGCCGTGACAGGTCGAACAGGTTCAGGTCCGTGACCCCCACGATCCGCCACCCGCCCGGCGTGCCGCGCGGGTACACGCCCGCCCACGGCCCCCCCAGCGCCACGCTGCCCGCCGGAACCCGCTCGCGGGGCGCGTCCAGGCGCGGCATCCGCAGTTCGGGCGGCAGGCCGGTCAGGAACGCGAAGCCCGGCGTGAAACCCAGAAACGCGACCTCCAGCGGCGTCCTGCACAGCGCCTGCACGAACGCCGCCGCGTCCAGGCCCGCGCGGGCCGCGCACCAGCCGAGGTCCGGCCCCCCCGGCCCGCCGAAACGGACCGGGACCACCAGCGTGCGCGCCGCCCCGTCTGCCGGGTCGGGCTGCCGCAGGGCCAGCAGCCGCGCCCGCACCCCCGCTTCCAGGGTCGCTCCGTCCGACTGCAGGGGATCGAACAGCAGTGTCAGCAGGTGCAGGGCCGGCACGACCTCCTGCACGCCCGGCAGCGGCCGCGCCCGCAGTTCGTCCAGCAGCGCGCGTGCGTGCGGCGTGCCCACCACCAGCGCCGAGTCCCCCAGCCACGTGAAGGACGCCTCTACATCCACGCCGCTCATGCCCGCATGATCTCACGCGCCGCCCGCTACGCTGGCACGCAGATGACTGCCGCCCCCCGCCTCGTGCGCGCCGTTGCCGCGCAACCCCACTGGCACGCCACCGACTTCACCTCCGCCGCCGCCTTCCGCCGCTGGATGCGCGGCCAGCTGGAAGCGGCCCGCCCGCACCTCGCCCCGGACCGCCCGAACCTGGTGGTGCTGACCGAACTGAACGGCCTGCCGCTGGTCCTGCGTGGCGGCGCCTGGGCGCTGCGGCTGCGGACCTTCGAGCGGGTGGCGCTGGCCCTCTTCCTGGCGCGGTTGCCCCGCACGCTGCCCGTCCTGCTGCGCGAGCGCGTGTCGCCCGTCCGCGCGCTGCAACTCGCCCACACCGACGAGAACACCGCGCTGTACCTGCGCACCTGCCGCGACCTGGCCCGCGAGTACGGCGTGTACCTCTGCTGCGGCAGCGCTCCCATGCCCCGCTACGCCCGGCGCGGCCACCGCCTGATCCGCGCTCCGGGCGTCCTCACCAACCAGACGGTCCTGCTCGACCCGCAGGGCGAACTGATCGGCGTGACCGACAAGATCCACCTGACGCCCGACGAGCAGCGCGGCGGGGTGGACCTCACGCCCGGCGACCCGGCCGAACTGCGCGTGTTTCCCACGCCCGCCGGGGACCTGGGCGTGGCAATCAGCCTCGACGCCTTCCGGCCCGACGTGATCGGCGCGCTGGAACGCCAGGGCTGCACCGTCCTGCTGCAACCCGACGCGAACGGCTCTCCCTGGACCGCCCGCGAGGGTCTGCCCCCGGACCCGGCCCACCTGCGCGACCAGCCGGTCGCGTGGCTTGAAAGCAGCTGGCAGGTCACCAGCACCAGTCCACGCATCCGCTACGCCGTGAACCCCATGGTCGTCGGCAACCTCCTGGACCTCACCTTCGACGGGCAGAGCGCGATCACCGGCCCGCCCGCCGAAGCGCCCCGGCCCCGCAGTTACGTCATGACCGACCCCCGCCCCGGCTTCCTGGCCCTGACCCCCTGGGTCGAGGACGGCCCCGCCGATCAGTTACGTCAGACCGGGCAGCAGCTCGCGGCCGGCAGCGGTCACCCCCGCGAGAACGCCTACCGCACCGACACCCTCTGCGCCGACCTGACCCTGCCGCCCACCACCCTCACCCCGCCCGTCCCCACCCCCCATGAGGAAGCCCTGCGCGCCCTGCTGCGCGGCGAAACCCGTCCGGCTCGCCGCGCCCGCTGGCCCCTGCCGCTCCTGCTGCTGCTGCCGCTCCTGCTGCTGCGCCGCCGCAACCGTTGACAAGATCGCAAAGCCCCCCTATACTTCCCCTCGCGCTCAAGGAAGCACCGAAAGCGCGCCCCGCCAGAAGGGGGGGTTGGCCGAGTGGTTGAAGGCAACGGTCTTGAAAACCGTAGTAGGGCAACCTACCGGGGGTTCGAATCCCTCACCCCTCGCCAGATGACAACACGGTACTGCCCGCATGGAGAGATGGGTGAGCGGCTTAAACCAAGCGTTTGCTAAACGCTCGTAGGGGTTATACCCTACCGCGAGTTCGAATCTCGCTCTCTCCGCCAAGTACCACCACAGAAAACAGGATGTGCCCGTAGCTCAGCTGGATAGAGCGTCTGACTACGGATCAGAAGGCCAGGGGTTCGAATCCCTTCGGGCACACCACACAGACCCCCTCCCAGAGGGGGTTTTTTCATTCCGGGCACGCGCATGCATCACGGCGCGTGCCCTGTGCGTGCCGCGTTACCGGGGTGCCTGGACGTGCCCCAGCAGCGGAAAGTGGCGGGTCTGCTCGCCGGTCAGGCCGGTGGCGTGTTCCAGGTCGGTGACAGTCCGTTCCAGTTCGCGCAGCAGCGCCCGCAGGCGGGGCCGGGCGTGCGTGGCGGGCGCGGCGAGGTAGTGGTCACTCAGCAGGCGGTAGTACTGGAGGGTGCCGTCGCGGCCCTGCGCGAAACGGTCGAAGAAGGCCGCGCGCTGCCCGGCGGGCAGGTCACGGATGTCCGCGAGGATGGTGCGGGCGTTGTGGAGTTTGTCGGCGGCGCTCACCAGCAGCGGGGAGGCGGGCTGGGCGGGCAGGTGGCGCAGGTACGCGGCCTTGCGGTCCGCCCAGGGCCGCTTGGGCTGCCCGGGAGCCGGGGTGTCGTCGGTGGCGCTGTCCACGAGCCGGGCGACAGGCTCACCGAACCGGCGGGCGATCTCGGCGCGCAGGTCGGCGGGGGAGCGGCGGGCGTGGACCGGGCCGTCCTCCAGCGCGTCGTGCAGCAGGGCCGCGACGGCCTCCGACTGATCGGCGCCGTACTCCAGCGCGATGGACGCCACGCCCAGCAGGTGTGAGACGTACGGCACGGTGGGGGCCTGCCCGGCCGGAACCTTGCGGTACTGGCCGGTGTGCCAGGCGGCAGCCAGGTGCAGGGCCTCGGTGAAGGCCGCGCCGAGTGGAAAGTCAGTCATGCCGCCCACGATAGAGCCCGTGGCCGCGCGGCGCAGGCGGACCTGCGGGGGCGGCCGGGTTCGGCCGGGGAGGCGCGCCGGCCGGCCACTGCACATGGTCAGGGTCAGTAAGTTTTATGTGAGTTCCCTGGGTTTATGGTTCACCCACGTTGAACGGTGGGCCAACCGTCGCGAGGAGGAACTTACATGGATCACGGTGACATGCTCCACTCTCAGTGGAACACCTCATACATTGTGCTCTCGTACGTCATTGCCGCGCTGGCATCGTACGTGTCACTGGAACTGGCGGGCCGCGCCGGACAGAACTTCAAGACCACCGCCAGCCGCTTCTGGCTGATCGCACAGGCCCTGGTGCTCGGCTACGGCATCTGGGCCATGCACTTCGTGGGCATGCTGGCGTACCAGGTGGACGCCGCCGCGAGCTTCAGCGCGGGCCTCACGCTGTTCTCCGGCTTCGTGGCCGTGGCGCTGATCTACCCGGCGCTGCGGGTCCTGCACGGTGGCCCGCTCACCCCGGCCCGCCTGGGGCTGGCATCCGCCCTTGCGGGGGCCGGCATCGTGGTGATGCACTACACCGGCATGGCCGCCTACCAGCTGCCGGGCACCGAGGCGCACATCGTGTGGTTCCCGCTGATCGCCTCCGTGCTGATCGCCGTGGGCGCCAGCGCCGTGGCGTTCTACCTGTTCCGCCTGCTCTCGAGCGCCTGGGCCGAGCGTCAGCCCCGCCTGACCCTGACCGGCGTGAAGATCGGCGCCGGACTCGTGATGGGCGGCGCCGTGATCGGCATGCACTACACCGGCATGGCCGCCCTGCGCTACCACATCGTGGATGAACTGAAGGTCGGTCTGGCCTCCGGCGGGGTGGACACCTCGCTGCTGGCGCTGATCGTGGGCGTCGTGTCGTTCCTGCTGATGGGTCTGGCGGTCACGAGCATCCTGATGGACGCCGGCCGCGGCGGCGACCTGGGTGAGATGGACTTCACCAGCGCCGCCGACTGAAGCGCCCGGACCCCGGTCTCTTTCCGGCCGGGCCGCGCCCGGCGCCCGCATTCCCCGTCTTCCCGTTTCGCCTGACCCTCCCGGAATGTTCCGGCCCACTCCCCGCCGGCCCTGACGGGCCGCGGCCCGCAAAGGAAGTTGAATCTGCATGGCACGAATCCTGATCGTTGATGACTCCCCCGCCGACCTGAAGTTCATGGAAGCCGCCCTGAACGGCTCCCCGCACACCGTCACCGCCCTGAACGACCCCAACCAGGTGGAAGCCGTGGCCGACCAGATGCGCCCCGACCTGCTGATGGTGGACGTCGTCATGCCCGGCCGCAACGGCTACGAGGTCGTGCGCGGCCTGCGCCGCCAGCCCGGCATGGACGCCCTGAAGGTCGTGTTCGTGTCCAGCAAGGGCAACGAGACCGACGTGAAGTGGGGCCTGCGACAGGGCGCCGACGACTACATCGTCAAACCGTACACCCAGGATCAGCTGCTGGGCGTCATCTCCAAACTGCTCGGCTGATGCCGGACGCGCTGCTGGTCCGCATTCAGGGCGCGCGCCTGGCCCTGCCTCTCTCGGGTGAGCAGACCATCGCCGAGCTGGGACCGGTGGCACCCCTGCCGAACGGGGAGCCCCTGCTGCTGGGCCTGGCGACCGTGCAGGGCCGCGCGGTGCCGCTGGTGAACCTCGCGCCGCTGCTGCCCGGCGCGTCCGACCCGTCCGGGCTGGACGACCGGCTGATGGTCCTGACCGACCTCGACGGAGACCGCGTGGCCCTGCTGGTCAGCGAGGTGCTGGGGGTCTCGGCCCTGCCGGAAGCCCCGGCGAGCGCCGCGCTGCTGATCGACCTGCCCGGCGGCCCGCTGCTGAACCCGTCTGCCCTGCTGCTCGAACTGCGCGACTCCCTCGAACGCTGATCCCCTCGCCCGCTGATCCCCTCGCCCGCTGAGCCAACCGAACGCCGAGCCCCTCCCCGCGCCCGCCCACTCTCCTGCCCCCCCTCCCGGAGGTTCACCCATGCAACTCCAGTTCCAGACTGCCCGACTGTCCCGCCCTGCCCGCCCTGCCAGTGAACAGCGAGTCGGCTGGCTGGGACGCCTGCGCGTGGGGCAGAAGCTCTCGCTGACCGCACTGGCCTTCGGCGTGCCGCTGACCGTGCTGGTCAGTCTGCTGCTCGCCGCCGAGCAGCGCGACATCACCTTCACGCAGCGCGAGCTGACCGGCATCACGCTGTTCGAGCCGCTCAAGGCCATCGAGACGAACATCAACGCGTTCGTGGACCACTCGCTGGAAGGCAAACTGGACGACGCCGCCAAGAACGCCGCCGCCGTGAACGCCGCCATCGCCACGCTGGAACGTCAGACCGACCCCATCTACCGCGAACGTATCCAGGCCTTCAGGAACGACTGGAAGATCCTCCCGGACGCCATCGGCACGCAGGCCGACCTGGCGATCATCCAGACCTTCCAGAACCTGATCGGCACCTACCAGCGCGGCATGACCGAAGACGCCCTGACCCAGTCGGGCCTGATGCTCGACCCGGTGCCCGACAGCTTCTTCGTGATGGACTCCACGCTGCGCGCCCTGCCGGACATCCTGATCCGCCTGAACATCGCGTACCTGACCGCCGAGGCCGGCCTGCGCGAACCCGGCGACGACGCCGCCTACCTGAACCTGCTGCGCCGCCTGGGCACGGAATTCGAGGCCTCGCTCAGCACCTACAACAGCAGCGTGGAACGCGCCGTGCGCGCCAACCCGGCCCTGAAAGACACCCTCGGCAAGGCCGCGCAGAGCTTCACGGACGCCCTGACGCCGGTGATCGCCGACATCAACCAGGCCGTGGAACTCGGGACCCTCAAGGGCATCAACGTCAACAACATCGAGGACGGCGCGTCCCTCAAAGGCAGCGCCGCCCTGAACGCCGGCACCCAGGCGCTGGCCGGCATTCTCCAGGAGCGCATCGACGAGTCCCGCCGCCGGCTGCTGCTGACCCTGGCACTGGTGGCCACCGCGCTGGTCGTGGCGTTCACGCTGCTGATCCGCCTGTCGCGCTCCATCGTCAAACCGCTGAGCTCGCTGACCCGCGCCAGCCGCGCCCTGTCGCAGGGAGACCTGAACGTGCAGGTGCCGGTGCAGACCCGAGACGAGCTGGGCTTCATGGCCCACACCTTCAACAACGCCGCCGAGCAGCTGCGCGTCAACGAGCAGAAGAACGTCGCCGAGCGTGAGGAAGCCCAGCGCCTGCAGGGCAACATCGGCTCGTTCCTGGACGTGACCATGGACATCGCGGGCGGCGACCTGACCCGCCGCGGCGTGGTCAGTGAGGACGTGCTGGGCAACGTCGTGGACTCCATCAACGTGATGGTCGACGAGCTGAGCGCCGTTCTGGGCGAGGTGCAGAAGGCCTCGGCGTCCGTGACCGACGCCAGCCGCGAGATGCTGGGCACCACCGACCAGATCGTGCGCGGGGCCGACACCACCACTGCCGAGACCCGCCGCGTGGCCGAACAGGTGCAGGCCGTGACCGACGGCTTCCGCGAGATGGCCGACGCCGCCCGCCAGAGCGCCGAGTCCGCCCGGCAGGCGCTCGCGGCGTCCCAGCAGGGTCGCGAGGCCGTGCTGGGCACCCTGGACGGCATGCAGAACATCCGCCGCGAGGTGCAGGGCGTCTCCCGCCGAATCAAGACGCTGGGCGAACGCTCGCTGGAAATTCAGGAGATCGTGGACACCATCTCACGTCTGTCCAGCCAGACCAACCTTCTGGCACTGAACGCCTCCATCGAGGCGGCCGGGGCCGGGGCGGCCGGCAGCCGCTTCGCGATCGTCGCAGACGAAGTGCGTAAACTCGCGGACTCCTCCGCGCAGGCCACGGCCCGCATCGCCAGCCTGATCCGCACGGTGCAGCTGGAAATCACGGAGGTCGTCACCAGCGTGGAAGACGGCACCCGCGAGGTGGAACAGGGCTACCGCGTCGCCGCGACCGCCGGGGAGCGCATCGAGGAACTGGGCACGCTGGCCGCGCAGGCCGCGCAGTTCGCCGAACGAATCAACGCCGCCACCGCCGAACAGGTGCGCAGCGTCGAACAGGTGAGCGAATCGGTGCAGCAGATCGGTCAGGTCGCCGAGCAGTCCCACGAGAGCGTGCAGCAGGGCCGCGCCGCCGCGCAGCGCCTGCAGCACCTCGCGCAGAACCTGCTGCAGAGCCTGTCGCGCTTCAAGCTGCCCAGCTGAGCCGCGCCCTGCCGGCCCTCACCCCCCCCACCCCCCTGCGAGGAACCCTGACATGACGTCCGTCCCCTACAACCCGGTCACCCTGGACGCGGACCTGATCGCCACGTACCTGCAGGACGCCCGCAGCGTCACGGCCGGGATCGAGGACGCGACCGTCGACCTGTGGGTCCCGGCCACGCGCCTGCAGGCCATGGAGACCCTCTGGGTGCTCGGCCACCGCCTGCAGGGCACCGCCGGCCTCTACGGCTACCCGCAGACCGCCGCGCTCGCGGCGCTGCTCGAACGGCTGATGGAAGGCCGCGCCAGCCTGCCCGAGGAGGCCGTACCGCAGATCACCGAGGTGCTCGAACCGGCCGTCGCCTGCCTGAACGCCGCGCTGGACCGCGTCGAACGCGGCGAGGGCGAAGGCGACGTGGGCCTGATGTTCGCCGACCGCGGCGGCCCGGCGCAGGTCACCGCGCTGCTGCGCGCCCACCCCTTCGAACTCAGCGCCCGTGACGCCCGCGACCACAGCCAGGAAGAGCAGCCCTTCGCGGTCGTGAACGCGCCCATCTGGGAGGACTTCGGCCCGGAAGCGGCCGAACTGACCGCCGCGCTGCGCGCCGGTCTGCACGCCGAGACCCCGGACCTGACCGCGCTGTTCCGCGCCGCGCACACCCTGAAAGGCAGCAGCGCCATGGTCGGCCTGCAGGACCTCGCGGACGCCGGGCACGCCCTGGAAGACCTGATGTCCAGCGCCCGCGAGGACGGCATTCCCCTGGACCGCGCGCTGCCGCTGCTCGAGGACGGCCTGAACGTCGCCGAGGCCGTCCTGGCCCACGCCGAGGGCCGCCTGGGTTCCCAGACGGAACGCGTGCAGGCCTACCGCGCCAGCGTCGCCGCGCTGCTCGGCGGTCAGGCACCGGCCCTGCCCGTCGCGGCCGCGCCCACCCACGCGCCGCGCAGCGAGACCCGCCTGAGCGTCCGCGTGGACAGCGCCCGCCTGGACGGCATGCTCGACGACGTGGCCGGACTGGTCGCCAGCCGCGCCCGCCTGAACGGCCTGCTGCTGCGCCAGCAGGGCCTGGCCCGCAGCCTGGACGCCGCGCACGAGCGCGTGCAGCGCACCGTGCGCGACTTCGAGGAACGCTACCTGAACCCGAACCTCACGCCGGGCGGCGCCGCGCCCACCACGCCGGGCGCGGCCCGTCCCTCCGGGGACCTGCACCTGCAAGACCGCCTCGCGGACTTCGGGGCGCTGGAACTCGACACCTACGACGACCTGAACATCCTGGCGCGCGCCGTGACCGAACTCAGCGCCGACCTGACCGAGATCCGCGCGCAGAACGCGCAGGCCATCAGCGCCCTGGGCGACGAACTGACCGGCCTGGAAAAACTGACCCGGCAGCTGCGCGTGGAACTCAGCCGCGCGCGCCTGCTCCCGGTCAGCCGCGTGACCGCCCCGCTGCGCGGCTGGGCGAACCGCCGCACCGACCTGACCCTCACCCTGCACGGCGAGGACAGCCTGATCGACGCGCAGCACGCCGGACCGCTCGGCGAGGCGCTGCTGCACCTGCTCACCAACGCCGCCGTGCACGGCGCGCAGCCCCCAGAGGAGCGCGCCGCGCAGGGCAAACCCGCCCGCCTGCAGGTCAGCGTCTCGGCGCACGTGGCCGACGGTCACCTGAGCGTCACCGTGCAGGACGACGGCCGCGGCCTGAACTTCGAGGCGCTGCGCCAGCGCGCCCTGCAGTCCGGACACGCCAGCGCCGGCGAACTCGCCGCGTACACCGACGAGCAGACCGCGCAACTGGTGTTCCTGCCGGGCCTGAGTACCGCCGGGCAGGTCACCCAGGAGGCCGGCCGTGGCGTCGGCATGGACGCCGTGCGCGACGCCATCGCCCGCATGGGCGGCCGCGTGAACCTGCGCAGCCAGCCCGGTCAGGGCACCGCCATCACCCTGCACGTCCCGGTCGCGCAGCAGATCACGGACGTGCTGGTCATGCGGGTCGGCACGCAGCGCGTCGCGGTGCTCGCCTCGCAGATGCAGGGCATGAGTCTGCTCGAGGGAGACGCGCCCGCCGGCAGCGTCGACCTGAACGACCTGTGGGGCGAGCCACCGGCCGCCGTCCGGTACGTGGCCCGCCTCTCCCTGGGCGGCGCCGGGACCCTGCACGTCCTGGTGGACGAGTTCCTGAGCCTCGAGGAGATCGTGCTGCGCCCCGCCGGGAAACTGCTGGGCAGCCTCGGTTACCTCAGCGGCATGACGACCCTGAACGACCCCTCCGGCCGGGCCTTCCCGGTCGCGATCCTCGACCCGGCCGGGCTGGCGCAGGCCAGCGCGCGGGGCGTGCGCCGCGCCGCCCGGCCGGTCAGCGCCGCGCCGGACCGCGCCCATATCCTGCTCGTTGACGACAGCCTCAGCGTGCGCCGCCACGTGGGCCGCAGCCTCGAACGCTTCGGCTTTCAGGTCACCACCGCCAGCGACGGCCAGGAAGCCCTGGAACGGCTGCTGGCCGGCGAGCGCGCCGACCTGCTGCTCAGCGACCTCGAGATGCCCCGCATGAACGGCTTCGAACTGCTGCGCGCCGTGCGCAGCAGCCCCGCCCACGCCACGCTGCCGGTCGTGATCATGACCACCCGCGCCGGCGAGAAGCACCAGCAGCTGGCCCTGGAACTCGGCGCCAGCGACTACCTCGCCAAACCGGCCGAGGAACGCCTGCTGCAGCGGCGCCTGAACGCCCTGCTGCCCACCGGGAAGGTCCGCGCGTGACCTGGACCGGCTCGGACAGTTGCTGTCTGGTGATCTCGCCGCAGCTGACCCGCGCCCTGTCCCACGCCGCCCTGATCGAGGCCGCCGGCTGGACGGCCTCCACCGCTGCCGGCGGGCTGCACGCCCTGACGCAGATCGAGCGGGAACGCCCGTACCTGGTGGTCATCGACCCGCACCTCGAGGACCTGAGTGCCGCCGACCTGCACGAGATCCTGCGGGACGATCCGGCCAGCGCCGAGACCATCGTCCTGATTCCCGGCGCGCAGCTGCCCAGCCGCTACGGCGGTCCCTACGACGTCGTCGTCCCGGCCGGTCTGAGCGTGCCCGAGGGACTGGCGCGCGCCCTGGGGCGGATGGCGGAACTCACCGCGCCCCGCTGGGCAGACCCGGCCGCCGCCGCGCTCGAAGGCGCCCTGAACGACCTGAACCTGACCGACGTGCTGCTGTGCGCCCAGGAACTGCAGCTCTCGGGGCTGCTGATCGTGCATCTGGGCCCCGAACCTGCGCACCTGGTGGTCCGCCGGGGTGAGATCATAGACGCGGAGTACGGCGCGCTGAACCCGTCCCAGGCGGCCACCCACCTGCTGTCCGTGTCCGGTCCCGGCGAGTTCCGGTTTCACCTGATCTCACCGGACGCCCTGAACGGGTACCCCAAGCAGATCTCCCTCCCCACGTCCCGTCTCCTGATGGAAGCCGCCGTGCAGACCGATCACACGCGCGCGGCCGATCCTCTCAACTCTGCCCTGG is part of the Deinococcus depolymerans genome and encodes:
- a CDS encoding GGDEF domain-containing protein, producing MNRRLLLVLLAALLLRMASLPMNEFERVALPGLAGVVALVVAALHSRRVPVRTLHLTTLLGCWVYLLSHLWFVLFRVPEPLQLATLAGVGPWVPVLLAAHLWMLGRQGSLPLNVVGLGASAALLSVFVAGPAGALASPVTGALTQMLLASLVLLGGQHSAVVRTLGLMRRDLLGDGLPDGRDALTGLPDRFSVQDALAREFRRRPEGLGVAVIELDQLPALQAQRGQGFTERLIAHVARVTLGALRDEDLLGRLNPDQLVVVLRAPDARAARAACERLRVRVASRPLEGVNPTVSIGLAFQDLHGDATELLRDAQDTLRGLEDGRNRVVVGGVGALDGAGQPLLA
- the pxpA gene encoding 5-oxoprolinase subunit PxpA → MQIDLNADLGEGSAHEAAVMASVSSANIACGGHAGDAGTMRDSLRLAARFGVVAGAHPGFPDREGFGRREQHFPPDEVTAFVREQIEALKAVAAREGVRLNHVKPHGMLYNMAARDAALARAVARAAADSGIGLYFGLAGAGSVMLREAAALGLRAVGEGFADRGYAPDGTLWPRGQAGALLGAAQATAQGVRIAREGRTFAVTGEEVRVPAGTLCLHGDGPEAAALARELRAALGAAGVRVAPPAGP
- a CDS encoding biotin-dependent carboxyltransferase family protein: MSGAPLIEVSRPGLQTTVQDAGRQVRALGVPAGGAADPVTRRLANALVGNRAGAAGLEVTLGGPTLLFHAPALVSLCGAPFVAELDGAPFPLWRAVAVGAGQTLRVGGTPVGARAFLAVRGGLDLPEVFGSRSTDLRGAFGGLEGRALRTGDRLRYGAAPPVTPRQAFIAPALHTPLGPEQTLRVTGTSDLTAGLGAALLERPFTVGAQVDRMGARLQEAVAAPHDPARASVPNVPGMVQLPPDGRPILLLPDAGTHGGYPTPLVVIRADLPRLGQLRPGDRVTFRPVPLAEARAALWAQERALRQAESALRAWSGWAGGGPLPYARGDAD
- a CDS encoding allophanate hydrolase subunit 1 translates to MSGVDVEASFTWLGDSALVVGTPHARALLDELRARPLPGVQEVVPALHLLTLLFDPLQSDGATLEAGVRARLLALRQPDPADGAARTLVVPVRFGGPGGPDLGWCAARAGLDAAAFVQALCRTPLEVAFLGFTPGFAFLTGLPPELRMPRLDAPRERVPAGSVALGGPWAGVYPRGTPGGWRIVGVTDLNLFDLSRPEPVPWRAGDRVRLEAVAGRPGQGRP
- a CDS encoding nitrilase-related carbon-nitrogen hydrolase, translating into MTAAPRLVRAVAAQPHWHATDFTSAAAFRRWMRGQLEAARPHLAPDRPNLVVLTELNGLPLVLRGGAWALRLRTFERVALALFLARLPRTLPVLLRERVSPVRALQLAHTDENTALYLRTCRDLAREYGVYLCCGSAPMPRYARRGHRLIRAPGVLTNQTVLLDPQGELIGVTDKIHLTPDEQRGGVDLTPGDPAELRVFPTPAGDLGVAISLDAFRPDVIGALERQGCTVLLQPDANGSPWTAREGLPPDPAHLRDQPVAWLESSWQVTSTSPRIRYAVNPMVVGNLLDLTFDGQSAITGPPAEAPRPRSYVMTDPRPGFLALTPWVEDGPADQLRQTGQQLAAGSGHPRENAYRTDTLCADLTLPPTTLTPPVPTPHEEALRALLRGETRPARRARWPLPLLLLLPLLLLRRRNR
- a CDS encoding HD domain-containing protein — its product is MTDFPLGAAFTEALHLAAAWHTGQYRKVPAGQAPTVPYVSHLLGVASIALEYGADQSEAVAALLHDALEDGPVHARRSPADLRAEIARRFGEPVARLVDSATDDTPAPGQPKRPWADRKAAYLRHLPAQPASPLLVSAADKLHNARTILADIRDLPAGQRAAFFDRFAQGRDGTLQYYRLLSDHYLAAPATHARPRLRALLRELERTVTDLEHATGLTGEQTRHFPLLGHVQAPR
- a CDS encoding MHYT domain-containing protein; this translates as MLSYVIAALASYVSLELAGRAGQNFKTTASRFWLIAQALVLGYGIWAMHFVGMLAYQVDAAASFSAGLTLFSGFVAVALIYPALRVLHGGPLTPARLGLASALAGAGIVVMHYTGMAAYQLPGTEAHIVWFPLIASVLIAVGASAVAFYLFRLLSSAWAERQPRLTLTGVKIGAGLVMGGAVIGMHYTGMAALRYHIVDELKVGLASGGVDTSLLALIVGVVSFLLMGLAVTSILMDAGRGGDLGEMDFTSAAD